One Campylobacter sp. MIT 99-7217 genomic window, TTTTTGTGTATTGTAAGGCACGCAAAAAAGCAAGGCTAGAATGGGTATTTTCTTCTTTTATATTTAATCCTAGCTCATCTAAAAAGCGAGCTTTTAGCCTCTCTTCATTTTCCACATAGCAAAGGCTTACACGCTTAGCATTTTTCATCAAGCTTTCATAATAAAATCTTTGTAAATTCTCTCTATTTTCAGCACTGATAAGCCCAGCTTTTTTACGCACAGCCTCATTTAAAAACATAGCACTTGCACTTCTTTTTGGGATAAACTCATCATTAAAATCAACAATAATCACCCCATCAAAACAAAGCCCCCTGCTTTCTAAAAGCCCCATAACAGTAACAGCCCCACCTCCAACAAAGCTTTGCTTTAAAGAAGAAAGCTTCATAATAAAAAGCTCCAAAAGCTCTTTAAGGCTTAGTTTTTCAAATTCTAACAAGCTTTTAATGAAAAAAAGCTCATTTTGAATTTGATCTCTTATTTCTAGGCTTTCATCTTCAATAAGACTTAAGATAAAAGAAGAAAAATACTCAAAATCCACCTCTTCTAAAAGCTCTTTTTTAAGCTCCTTATATACTTTAAGATCAAAGCTTTTTAAAAGGGTATTTTTAAGATCAAAGCTTGTTTTTTCATCACTAAAATAAGCCTCATTTTCATCATAGCTAAAATTATCGTCTATAAGAGCATTATATAAGGCTTTAAGCCTTTGATAAAAAAGACTTGTTTTTATAGAAATCCCACTAGCAAAATTAAGCATATTATATCTGTCAAAAAGTCTTAAAAGCTCACAAAAACTCTCATCAGGAGTGATAAGAGCTATCTTTGAAGGCTCTATGCCAGCTCTTACGAACTTACTGATCTCATTAAAAACAAAGCTAACTTGCAAGCTTCTTAGCTCAAATTTTTGCACACTTACAAAGCTTGCTTGATGTGAAAAATCCCCCTCTAAGCTAAGCTTTTTTGTGTTTAGATCAAAGATATAAGCCTTATTTTTTTCAAGCTCAAGCTCTTTTAAAAAGCTCAAGCTCTTTAAAAAATCAAGATTAAATTGGCTCGTTTTAAAATGCAAACTAAGGGGAAGTTCTTTGCTGATAAGCTCTAAAAGCTCGCTTTCAAAAGGAGATAAAAAGCCATCCATATAAAAAACTATGCTTTCGTAATTTTTTAAAAAGTCTAGATTGAGCTTGAAATTTTTAATCAAGCTTAGCTCATCGTATAAATTTGCTTTTTCTAAATTGCAAAAATAATTTTTCAAAAGCTCATCTAAGATATCTAAATGCTCATCATATAAGGCGTAAAGATCTTGATTTTTAAGATCCTTGATCTCTTTTTTTGCAAGGCAAAGT contains:
- a CDS encoding PD-(D/E)XK nuclease family protein, with translation MKAFVFTTNRALKAFYEEQKNKDALLDKAFSVRDFFASLLLSDKFKASEYERLLLMQKACKQCKKSEEVLKIPSNFFAFLKNYEYLFSFFKELCLAKKEIKDLKNQDLYALYDEHLDILDELLKNYFCNLEKANLYDELSLIKNFKLNLDFLKNYESIVFYMDGFLSPFESELLELISKELPLSLHFKTSQFNLDFLKSLSFLKELELEKNKAYIFDLNTKKLSLEGDFSHQASFVSVQKFELRSLQVSFVFNEISKFVRAGIEPSKIALITPDESFCELLRLFDRYNMLNFASGISIKTSLFYQRLKALYNALIDDNFSYDENEAYFSDEKTSFDLKNTLLKSFDLKVYKELKKELLEEVDFEYFSSFILSLIEDESLEIRDQIQNELFFIKSLLEFEKLSLKELLELFIMKLSSLKQSFVGGGAVTVMGLLESRGLCFDGVIIVDFNDEFIPKRSASAMFLNEAVRKKAGLISAENRENLQRFYYESLMKNAKRVSLCYVENEERLKARFLDELGLNIKEENTHSSLAFLRALQYTKTPKKLDLNPLKAPSLKYDLFKEKLSFTRLDLFLKHKRSFFYKYILGIKEARALNLSFEPKNIGIFLHKLLELYYQGSKNDFDFKRFMSLLKEQAKKTELSRLDLKRLELRFKDFERLEKEHFSKGFKILHTEYKLERKLDEKITLQGIIDRIDEGLNFKLIIDYKSGKIPEKSFQPAFYQLLFDEKAEFCFYDLQNMKKDKGKDTKTLDELKETLKRLKSELEEELCFENEQKNEYCPYKLIYEKDLK